ACCGAGGAAAAGACAATTCATTTAATATTTCCACTAGCTTTTGTTCTGCAACCAGCAGGcaatttttattatgaatttttCATCTTTTAGGCCAAGTTATGATTGACAAAAATCCAGGAATCACCTCAGcagtaaataaaatcaataatattGACAATACATACCGAAATTTCCAAATGGAAGTGCTATCTGGAGAAGAGAACATGCTGACCAAGGTACAaaatcttttgtttttttctagtaTGGTGTATATCAAGAATAATGTTTAGAATTGTAATAGATAGATAAAAAAGATTTAAAGTATTTATAACATCAAATATTAATAAGTTGATTGTGTACATTTATGTACTATTGATGGAATGATATTCACAGATAAAACCtctatcattaaatattttttatctctgtaattgttaaaataaattgCCCATTGACAGGTTAACTGACAAAAAAAAAGCAAGTTGTAGGATAAAGACATATTTAAACCTTCCCGGTTACACCAAGAGATACTTTTAGTTGGCAGAGACTTGCAAAAACATTTCCAACTCTGGAACGTTTGATGAGGTTGGAAGGGCAACAAAAATACGTTCAAATTTGAAATTAAGGTCCAGGAAAGGTGGAGATATTTTACTGGATTTATATGTTAGGAACTTTCtagtctttgattttttttcctcaataaaataagggtattaaCACAATGGCTGAGTCTTATTCCacgattataattttattttctgtcttcaaaCATGTCTGTGATAGACCCCAAAGAAACTACTTTTGTTCAAGACTCGGCACCACTGTATGTATTTAGTTTATCCATGAAAACTCAAATTTGggaaaagaaataacaatatGGGAATGATTACTCTATAAACTGGCTCTCGATTATAGACATGAAATTTGCGAAGTTCAAATAACTGTCTAAAAATAGTAAAGTACCTCAAAACTTAATGACACAGCTACCATTGCCTCCCTTTTACtaactgaaaactataaaaaaagGAAAGCTTGTTTGCTATGCAGAATTGCTATCTATAGTTTAGTTTAGCTACTTATTATAAAGATGTGTGTGTTGTGTTGTTTTAAATGATGTTTTTTCTCTCCATCTTTGACATAAGAGTCTAGTTAAACCAGTCAGCTAGTTGGCCTTTCTGAAAATTTCCTCATGTGATCTGAAAATGACTCCATGATCTTTTGGGATTGAGGTAGATGACTATTTGACATTGAGGACCTTCCTCATGAAAAAGTCCAATTCAAGATATTAACTGGCCCCAAGAATAGCATAAACACCAGAATTCTAATTAAAGTGCCTTTAAATGCACTGTTACTTCTCTAATAGTAGTaaatttaaatgtgtgtgtgctcATGTGACTAGGCATACCTTTCCAAAATCAGTGGCTGGAATTTAGGACCAAGCAGATTGACTAAAAACATTATATGACTTTTTCAGGTTCGGGAAAACAACTACACCTATGAATTTGATTTTTCAAAAGTCTATTGGAATCCTCGTCTCTCCACAGAACACAGCCGTATCACAGAACTTCTAAAGCCTGGGGATGTCCTATTTGATGTTTTTGCTGGAGTTGGGCCCTTTGCTGTTCCAGCAGCAAAGAAAAACTGCACTGTATTTGCCAATGATCTTAATCCTGAATCCCATAAATGGCTGTTACACAATTGTAAATTAAATAAAGTAGACCAAAAGGTGAAAGTCTTCAACTTGGATGGTAAAGACTTTCTCCAAGGACCAGTCAGAGAAGAGTTAATGCAGCAGCTAGCACtgccaaaagaaagaaaacactctGTCCACATTGTCATGAATTTGCCAGCAAAGGCTATAGAGTTTCTCTGTGCTTTCAAATCACTTTTAGATGGGCAGCCATGCAGCAGTGACCTCCTTCCCATAGTACACTGTTACAGCTTTTCTAAAGATGTTAATCCTGCTAAAGATGTTCAGCAACAAGCTGGAGCAGTGTTAGGCATTTCCTTGGAAGCATGCAGTTCAGTTCATCTAGTAAGAAATGTGGCCCCTAACAAGGAAATGCTCTGCATCACCTTTCAGATTCCTGCTTCTATACTCTACAAGAACCAGACCATAAATCTAGGTGAGAAATTTCTGGAGAATTTAATGAAACTATAATACCTTGTAGCTTTCTTTGGGATACACTGTTAAATTTGGAAATTGCTTCTAGTTCATTATTTTGGTTCACACCCCTTGCCATTCAATTTTGACTTGTTTCTCCAAATGTTCAATTAAACAGAATTCTATTTCATTCAAGTAATAAATCCACAGGAATGTTATTTCATATCTAAATTGGCCATATTACAATTCTTAAAAAATGCCTGTATTTTTTAATAGTACTTTCAACTGTTAAGTATCTTATCTAAAATATGTTTTCTGCTTTTATTACAGAGTATGGTGAAGATCCACCTCTTAAACGGCAAAAGACAGATAATGTCTTTTCAGAAGGAAACACACAAATTGCTTCAAGCACTTAATTGTAAATGTTTTTCCCATCTGCCCACTAGACTTATATGTAATGAAATACAACTTATGTGATTTCATAAAATTGTAGCATCCTTTACTATTTAACCCTTATACTTGGCCCTGCTATTTTATAAACTGTcaccaaattaaaatttaactaaATGTACTAACTATATTTTTATCTAAATTATACTATGTAATTATTTTATAATCTAAATTACATCTGTTTATCCGTTAAATACACTTAAATATTGTCTGTCTTAGGAAGTCGTTTTTGAAGATAGAGTAATTGCTATCTACCTAGGAAGGTACTAATAACACATTTTAGTCATATTTAGTGAAAGAGTATAGTTATTTTATGTAAGTACTTCTTTAGTACTGGTTATCACTATAAAAAGTCATCAAAATATGATATTACTTAGAGCAGGGACACACAAACCACATTCTACAGGCTGAATCTGGCCCATCACCTGTTTGTAGTATTGGTTCACCACCTTTCTGGCCTTCAACCTGAGATTCAAATGGTTGCATTTTGTGACATGTGAAAAACATGAAATTTGAGTTTCAgtgtacataattttttttttaatatttaccttttttagttgtagtttaacataatacctttatttatttctttatttttatgtggtgctgaggatcgaacccagggccttgcatgtgctaggcgagcactctaccactgagccacaaccctagcccgtaCATAAAGTTTTACTGGAACATCCCCTACTCATGTTTTCATACTGTCTATAGCTACTTTCTTAATACAGCAGCAAAGTGAACAGTTGCACCACAGTCTTACCGTGACACATCTTCATACTGTTGCTTACCATACTACAAATCACAGTGACATGGATGTAGTAaccatgtatacatatatatgccatATATACAGCCCAGCCACAAGCTTTTTTATTATCGGTACATACTTATATCAGGACAAGAAAAGTGGACTTGGAATGTTGTGCTTTGAAAGCACAGTGGAGTGTGAATTATTTCAACACTGAATTAGATGACAAAAATCTATAGCTAACTGAAAACAATACAATATGCATTACTACCACCAGACAAAGCACTTGTCACAGTTTGAtctttcccagaatgttctgtagttGAAACACATAGCATGTATCCCTTTCAGGAGTGAATTAGAACCCTTCTTTCTTGCCGAAATGCACTGAAATTCAAAACTGTTTTGAAACTCAACCCAAGAACTGTATGCTGATGTTAGGCtggaaagtacatgtataaatgaTGTTCATATCAACCCTTAATTAGATAGAATATATTGTAATTataaa
This region of Callospermophilus lateralis isolate mCalLat2 chromosome 3, mCalLat2.hap1, whole genome shotgun sequence genomic DNA includes:
- the Trmt5 gene encoding tRNA (guanine(37)-N(1))-methyltransferase isoform X1, whose protein sequence is MRVVWRPFIFSRRLLKVENCNATVSELLIPLAWITVTQKLRKVPDIFFWGQRKRFSTMPEIEANKRDSELFSPPSDVRGMMKLDRTAFKKTVTIPVLKVRKEIVSRLMRSLKRVALQRPGIKRVIEDPEDEESRLIMLDPYKMFTCDSFEKAELSTLKQLNVNPQISKYSLELTYDNFKSEEILRAVLPKGQDVISGFSRVGHIAHLNLRDHQLPFKHLIGQVMIDKNPGITSAVNKINNIDNTYRNFQMEVLSGEENMLTKVRENNYTYEFDFSKVYWNPRLSTEHSRITELLKPGDVLFDVFAGVGPFAVPAAKKNCTVFANDLNPESHKWLLHNCKLNKVDQKVKVFNLDGKDFLQGPVREELMQQLALPKERKHSVHIVMNLPAKAIEFLCAFKSLLDGQPCSSDLLPIVHCYSFSKDVNPAKDVQQQAGAVLGISLEACSSVHLVRNVAPNKEMLCITFQIPASILYKNQTINLEYGEDPPLKRQKTDNVFSEGNTQIASST
- the Trmt5 gene encoding tRNA (guanine(37)-N(1))-methyltransferase isoform X2, with product MPEIEANKRDSELFSPPSDVRGMMKLDRTAFKKTVTIPVLKVRKEIVSRLMRSLKRVALQRPGIKRVIEDPEDEESRLIMLDPYKMFTCDSFEKAELSTLKQLNVNPQISKYSLELTYDNFKSEEILRAVLPKGQDVISGFSRVGHIAHLNLRDHQLPFKHLIGQVMIDKNPGITSAVNKINNIDNTYRNFQMEVLSGEENMLTKVRENNYTYEFDFSKVYWNPRLSTEHSRITELLKPGDVLFDVFAGVGPFAVPAAKKNCTVFANDLNPESHKWLLHNCKLNKVDQKVKVFNLDGKDFLQGPVREELMQQLALPKERKHSVHIVMNLPAKAIEFLCAFKSLLDGQPCSSDLLPIVHCYSFSKDVNPAKDVQQQAGAVLGISLEACSSVHLVRNVAPNKEMLCITFQIPASILYKNQTINLEYGEDPPLKRQKTDNVFSEGNTQIASST